In a genomic window of Nostoc sp. UHCC 0870:
- a CDS encoding iron-siderophore ABC transporter substrate-binding protein produces the protein MYGYLKLLLLGIVTIVLLLACHGNISQNVIQGNNNLSTSPLPVATKLVKHALGETRIPIKPKRIIVLNDIGLLDPVLSLGIKPIGTVSYFPEYDFLFRGVTNDEAAGIEIIGTGNQPNLERIIKLKPDLILMREYQKSLYKELSAIAPTVMVDLPGLNYSFKENLRFIAQILGEPEKAEQVITQYYERVQKLQNLMGERLKEIEVSVIYIFGEGLISTYSDNETYNQVFQDIGIRLIPVLANQKEETVVSSIEILNKYDADVLFVMNDTKQLTQAFFKILF, from the coding sequence TGCTATTAGCTTGTCATGGTAATATTTCGCAAAATGTAATTCAAGGTAATAATAATTTATCTACATCTCCTCTTCCGGTCGCCACAAAATTAGTCAAACACGCTTTGGGTGAAACAAGAATTCCCATCAAACCAAAGCGAATTATTGTATTAAATGATATTGGTCTTTTAGACCCGGTATTGTCTTTGGGTATCAAACCAATTGGTACAGTCAGTTATTTTCCAGAGTACGACTTTTTATTCCGTGGTGTAACTAATGATGAAGCGGCTGGTATCGAGATAATTGGCACTGGAAATCAGCCTAATTTAGAAAGAATTATCAAGCTCAAACCCGATTTAATTTTGATGCGTGAATACCAAAAAAGTTTGTATAAAGAATTATCTGCGATCGCACCTACAGTTATGGTAGATTTGCCGGGTTTAAATTACTCTTTCAAAGAAAATCTCCGCTTTATTGCTCAAATACTAGGTGAGCCAGAAAAAGCAGAGCAAGTCATCACTCAATACTATGAACGAGTTCAAAAGTTGCAAAATTTAATGGGTGAACGTCTCAAAGAGATAGAAGTATCGGTGATTTATATTTTTGGAGAAGGTCTCATCTCTACATATTCAGATAATGAAACTTATAATCAAGTTTTCCAAGACATTGGCATACGACTAATACCTGTACTGGCAAATCAAAAAGAAGAAACTGTAGTATCCAGTATTGAGATATTAAATAAGTATGATGCTGATGTTTTGTTCGTTATGAACGATACCAAGCAATTAACACAAGCTTTTTTCAAAATCCTCTTTTAA